GAAGGATGCCTACGAAAAGGGCAAGGAAGGCGTCAAGGATATGGCTTCCGGTGTAAGTGACAAGACCAAGTCCATGATGCACAAGGACAAAGACGCTTAATTCCGGCGAGTGAATAAGCCGTTTTTTATTCTGCATCCCGTATGCGGAATGATTTCCCCTTGTCCGGGTTTCCCGGGCAGGGGGATTTCTATGCAGGCTGGTTTTCTGGAGGAGGGGCGCCTTCTTCCGGAAGCTGGAGGGCGTGCAGGCTGATCTTATGCTTCTTGCACAGCTGCTCCACCCGGTCCCGTTCCAGCAGGATGGTTTTTCCCGCTTCCAGGGCGATTTGCCTGATGCCGCATTCCGCGCACGTCTGGATGGTGACGGGGCCGACGGTGGGTATGTCAAAGCGCATGTCATGCCCCAGGCGGGCCACTTTGGCCAGCGTGGCGGGTTTGCCGTTGCCCAGCTCGCCGCCGCGGCGGATGCAGTTGTTGGTGCCTTCAATGGCTTCCACGGCCACCACGGTGCCATGGTGCACGATGACGGACTGGCCGATGTGGAGGCGCGTGATTTCCTTGGCCATCTGCATGCCGAAGACGGCATCCTCCCATTGTTCGGGCGTGGGCCGCGGTCCGGCGATGTGGCCCGGCTGAGGCATGTGCTCTTCCATGTACGTGAAGGCGGGCAGGATGGTGAAGCCTTCCTTTTCCGCCTCCGTGATGACGGCTCCCAGCAGGGAATCCGCGTTTTTCTCCGGCATGCGCA
This DNA window, taken from Akkermansia muciniphila, encodes the following:
- the lpxI gene encoding UDP-2,3-diacylglucosamine diphosphatase LpxI (LpxI, functionally equivalent to LpxH, replaces it in LPS biosynthesis in a minority of bacteria.), giving the protein MTTNPPVLGLVAGDGLYPEYIVRGARRRTPELRIVAVGFKGETNPAVIPLCDVYREFSVGQLSKPFSFLKKHGVQNVIMAGGINPKNILSLRPDLRALSVLMRMPEKNADSLLGAVITEAEKEGFTILPAFTYMEEHMPQPGHIAGPRPTPEQWEDAVFGMQMAKEITRLHIGQSVIVHHGTVVAVEAIEGTNNCIRRGGELGNGKPATLAKVARLGHDMRFDIPTVGPVTIQTCAECGIRQIALEAGKTILLERDRVEQLCKKHKISLHALQLPEEGAPPPENQPA